From one Octopus bimaculoides isolate UCB-OBI-ISO-001 chromosome 1, ASM119413v2, whole genome shotgun sequence genomic stretch:
- the LOC106882781 gene encoding uncharacterized protein LOC106882781, with protein MASGFSVKIYRSSGTSRNTRSDGSTKSVTSHSKTVYIGFLTESSRNTPMIKSRYDPSRHSSKEETQPSIIPFIYNGGGDNICSICRDNFRIGENVEILSACLHKYHPSCLAEWLKKKRNCPTCRWKC; from the exons ATGGCTTCTGGATTTTCG GTTAAGATATATCGTTCCTCCGGCACGAGTCGAAATACTCGAAGTGATGGGTCAACGAAGTCTGTCACATCTCATTCCAAGACCGTTTATATAGGATTCTTGACAGAAAGTTCACGGAACACTCCAATGATCAAATCCCGTTATGACCCTTCCCGTCATAGTAGCAAGGAGGAGACACAGCCCAGCATTATCCCATTTATTTACAATGGTGGCGGGGACAATATCTGTTCAATCTGCCGTGACAATTTTCGCATAGGCGAAAATGTTGAAATTCTCTCTGCTTGTTTGCATAAATACCACCCATCTTGCCTCGCTGAATGGTTAAAA aagaaACGCAACTGTCCAACTTGCCGATGGAAATGTTAA